Proteins encoded in a region of the Ziziphus jujuba cultivar Dongzao chromosome 3, ASM3175591v1 genome:
- the LOC107423495 gene encoding pentatricopeptide repeat-containing protein At3g12770-like: MRNFNISIIALLESHHKSRRNILQILSSAIVSGHFSGEPFVSSKLLLHSHSDADDDDDEAAFAFSKALFFHIQNPNIFAWNFIVKAYSRSSSPQESLSLYNLMRRRDSPLFGRCLFPQKGQELHCLSFKLGFELDLFVQNGLISMYSLCGLMEEARRVFNLLPVFVRDVVSWNSVLSGYLQC; this comes from the coding sequence ATGCGCAACTTCAACATCTCCATTATCGCATTGCTTGAATCCCACCACAAAAGTCGCCGCAATATCCTTCAGATTCTCAGTTCTGCCATTGTTTCCGGCCATTTCTCCGGCGAACCCTTTGTGTCTAGCAAACTCCTCCTTCACTCTCACTCCGAcgccgatgatgatgatgatgaagctgCTTTCGCATTCTCTAAGGCCCTTTTCTTTCACATACAGAACCCAAATATCTTCGCCTGGAATTTCATAGTCAAGGCCTATTCTCGGAGCTCTTCACCTCAAGAATCGCTCTCTCTTTACAATCTCATGCGACGCCGCGATTCTCCTTTGTTTGGGCGTTGCTTGTTTCCACAAAAGGGTCAAGAGCTTCATTGCTTGAGCTTCAAACTTGGATTTGAGCTCGATCTCTTCGTTCAGAATGGGCTCATTTCCATGTACTCTCTGTGTGGTCTCATGGAGGAAGCTCGAAGAGTTTTCAATTTGCTTCCGGTTTTTGTTCGCGACGTGGTGTCTTGGAATAGCGTCCTTTCTGGGTATTTACAGTGCTAG